TCCTCAATCTCCCGGCGCACCTCATGCATCAGCCAGGTCTTGCCGCTTTGCCGGGGTGACCAGATGGTAAAATAATGCCCTCCGTCCTCAACATCTCCTACAATATAGTTCAGACAGCTTTCCACAAGCTCGCGGCGTGGTACGCAAAAATGGCGGCGGCAGTTTACTGGGCCGTAAGAATAGAATTCACGCATGGAAATCTCCAGAATTTTTCATCCATAATCATTAATGCTGCAAAACATCTTCAATGTCATCGGTGAAAAGAACTCTTCCCAACCACTTGAACAGTAGTTCTTAATCAGCAGACTGGATCATTATCTTTTCGTCCTCACCAATGTCACCAGAGCTAAGCGACAAAAGCCTGAGCAGCATTATGGACTTGCCCTGCTGCATGCCCTGTTGCATATCTTGTTGCTTGCCTGGATTGAGAAATCTTTCTGCAAACCGAAAAGAACTTATAAATTAATCCTTCTCCGGATACCTTTGTAAAAACACAATTCTTAAATCAATTATTTGAATCGGTCAGACCTTGAAAGAGAACCAGGTTAGACTGCAAATAATCCTCAAACTTCTGAATAGCTTCAGGCAAATTCCTGCGGCCAAAACCAATGCGAAATGAATTTAATTCTTCATTATAAAGTGTTCCCGGCAAAAGCAAGATCCCTGCCTTTTGAACCAGGTCAGTGCAAAATTGAGTAACTGTCCCTTTGAGCAGTGCAGGGAAGGCAACTGAGCCAGCTTTTGGCTTGTGCCAGATAAACATATCCTCATGGATTTTAAAAAAAGCGTCAAGATGATCAAGATTTCTTCGAATTATCTGAAGGTTACGCTCAACAATGGTATCGGCATTTTTCAATGCAAGAATCGCGAGAAACTCACTCGGAGCACTGTTGCATATGGTTGTATAATCCTTAAATGCTGCAAGCTCGGAAAAAAGATGTTTATTGCGGGTTGAAATCCAGCCGATCCTCAGGCCGGCAAGCCCATAGGTCTTTGACATAACCCCAAGAGATACCGCACGATTATTCATATCCGCCATAGATGGAAGGCGTTCTGACGGATCAAGCTCAAGCCCTCTGTAAACCTCGTCAGAAAAGATTATGAAACCGTGCTTTTCCGAAAGTTCTGAAAGTTCACGGACAAACTCAAAGCCTGGCAGCAATCCTGTCGGATTATGCGGAAAATTGACTACCACGACTTTTGTGCGAGGAGTAAGAATAGACTTCAAATCTTCTATATCCAGTTCCCATGCATGCGCTGGATCACCGGTCCATTCTGCAACTTCGGCTCCAATACTCCGGGCTACTTCACCAAGAGACTGGTAGTAAGGTGCATGAACTATAACTTGATCACCAGGGCTGAGAGCTATGTTCATGAAAATAAAAATCGCTTCTTCTGCTCCTGAATGTACAAGTACCTGATCAGAAGTAATCCCGTTATACAGAGTGGAAATAGCCTGACGAAGCTCTGGATCCCCAAGTGATTCTGTGTAGCCAAGCCAAAGCGAGGCAAATCGATCTGCTGCATCTGGTTCAAACTCCAGCAGTTCCCGCAGTTCCATGCTCTCGCAATCAGAGGTACAAAGCAGATAGGGAGCCGAAAATTCATGCTTTGCAAAGTAACGTTCAAGTTTGAATGGTGCAATTTTCATATGTTAATCCTTTACTTAAAGATAGCAACTAAACTTATTATCAAGCTCCTCACCTGTGCGGCTTGGGACCGAACCTGTGAGTGACTGCCTTGATAAGTAGAGCCTGCATCCTGCAGGCTATTTTAAAGAGGCGGATGGAGGCCGCTTCCACATTAGTATCAACTTGCCCGTATAGTTGGAGATTAACCAGAACAGAAAACTAATAGCAAGAATATTTATCAGCCAGCTAAAATGACTTTTTTAGAAATATTTTGCGATCACAGACAGGTAATGAACGTAGAATATTTTTGGTTTAAGGGTATGGGCTGAAAAGGGTCTTAACTATACTCCCCACCCTTTTGGGTTAAAGCGTATGATATTCATATCGCTGAGAAGAGAATGAATTTATATTTCTTCCTTTTTTGTATCTGTTTAGAGCTTTTAAGGAAAGCAGGGGACAGGCACTCCGGGACCCACTTGATCATCAATTTGTGTTCAAAATGACTCATTTTGGGACAAGTGGGTCCCGGAAGAGCCAGTCCCCCTCCGGGCTGTATGCCTCCGGGCAGGAAGCCGTGCCACATCCAAAGCGCTAAACAGATACCCTTTTTTCATGGAAGGTCCTTAACTAAAAAAATGACAATTGACTTTCGGAAAATAGTAAGTCATAATAAATTCTTTGTTTGGTGATGATCACAGTCCAAGTCATTGCACCATGAATTACCCATGGCTCAAGCTGTATGTCCTGAACTGCATACAAAAGTATGATTGATAATTAATTTCTGATTGCCACCAGAATAACGGAGTGAGTTTGCTGGCTATAAAATTTTTCCAAAAGAAACTGCCTGTTGATTGGCATGTAATACTACCGAAATTTAAAGGTGCTTCCTTCGGACTATGCAGGGAAGCACCTTTTTTATTTTTACCCTAATGGTTGGGTACTGGTAAACGCTCTACTCGGGCAATTCCCGTATCCGCACTTATTTTACAAGAACATTTTAAACCCATGCGAGAGCAGTAATGCCCGGTGTCCACAGTGCCATGTTTGCATCCTTCAGTCTGAAGATTTCTGTAATTATCTTAATTTTTTACGAATCTTTTACCAGTAGAATTGTGGACCAGGCTCATATCAGACTTGCTGATTAACATACTATATATTACCGGATTAAAAATTTTTTGAGAAAATGACACTGGAACAAATTATAAAAATTATTGAAAAATCCGCCCCACCCAAACTTGCCATGGATTGGGATAATTGCGGAATACAGGTGGCAGGGTCGAAAAAAAAAATAAAACGTCTTTGTATTGCTCTTGACCCTGATGAAAAATCCATTGAGCAATCCATCTCTTTCAAAGCCGATTTTCTTCTAACCCACCACCCCTTGACCATAAAGCCCAGACTCCCCAACCATCAAGATTCATTCTATAGAATACTCAAAAGCCTCCTGACTACAGACACAATCCTTTACAGCGCTCACACTTCTCTTGATGCAAACCCGCAAGGGCCTGTCAGATGGTTAGCTGATAAAATCGGTCTGAAAAATATTAAAGTCCTTTATCCCACCATGACTCGCAGTGCAGCACGCATCTTCTTTCAACATCCCATTGATATTTCTCTAAAAGACAATGACTTACAGGATCATATCCTTGACTGCCAGCTTGATGATCAGGGAAAAATGATAAGCATGGTCGCTTTTCACGACAATGTTGATGCATGCATTGCTTTAATCAAGAGTAAAGTCTGGCCTTTCTACCATGTAGTTACACCCTGCCCTGAGGCTGACAGCATTTGTGGAATTGGTTTTACCGGAGACTTACCTGATCCGTTGTCATGGGCAGAATTCATTGAAAAACTTAAAAATTTACTTGAAATAAATTTTTTTTCTCAGGCAGGAAACCCTCCGACTGAAATATCTACCATTTCCTGTTGTCCGGGTTCTGGAGCCGACCTTGCAGAAAAGGCCTTTGCTCAGGGTGCTGATGTTTTTATTACAGGCGACATGAAGTATCACCAGGCTCAAGATGCTGGCCAGAAAGGGGTTGTGCTGGATGTTGGGCACTTCATACTTGAAGAAAAAATGATGTATGAATGGTATCTAAGTCTGAAAAGTGAATTGTCAGATATTCAAATCAACTTCATCAGGGGAGAGTCTCCTTTAAAAGTGGTTTGAATTATTACTTAATAAGGCGGGTTATACCCGCAACCCAAGAAAAGATATCTTCACCGCCCGTTCGAAGATTTACCCAGTTGAATACGGCTTTGCCGCAGACCGAAGGGCATTCAACCGGGGCACCTTTGCGGTTGAAGTTTTCTTGTTTTTTATGACAGGCTTTCAGGAGTAAATTACTAAAGCCAGTTTTACGCACACCTCAACATTATCCAAATGGTAAATATGAGGTTTTTACAGGTATTTTCAGGCTAAAGACTGAATACATTGGACTTTGGACAATTGGCATTGCTGCTAATGATAAAAAAGCATTTTACGGGAGGATTAAGTTGAGCAAGTATATTGATCAAATCAAAAAGCTGGTTGAGCTGCAGGGCATTGACACTGAAATGATCAAGCTGAAAGACCGGCTTGTTGAGGCGCCCAAACATCTTGAAGAACTACAGGCAGCCTTGGATAATATTGAAGATCAGGTCAGTCACGTTAAGGAGAGGCTCGAACTCCTAAATCATCAGAAAAAAAAGCTTTCTCAGGACATTGAAGATGATTCCAACAAGATCAAAAAAAGTAAAAACAAGCTTATGATGGTTAACAATACCAAAGAATATCACGCCATGATGCGTGAAATGGATAACCTTGAAAAGCTCAACCGTTTCCGCGAAGATGAAATGACCAACCTGATCGAGGATATTCAGGTACATCAGGAAAAGATGGAAGACCTTTCCACCCAGCGGGAATCATTAAACGATGAACTGGCCATAAGCCAGTCCACTCTGGACTCGGAAATGGCAAAAATTAACAAGCGAATCAAGGCCCTGGAAAAAAATCGCGAAAAAGCTTGCGCTACTGTTCCAATGCCCATATTATCACGGTATAACTTCATTAAAGATCGTTTACACAACCCTGTGATTGTATCAGTCAAGCGCGGTGTTTGCACTGGATGCTATATAAGCATTCCACCTCAGTCTTTTATTGAAATCCAGAAAGGTGAGCAGATTTTGAGCTGCCCCAATTGTCAAAGATTGATTTACTGGGAAGAACATTATAATGCTAACCAGGACGAGAAGGCTGAAACGTAAAACTGATCTAAAGAGTCCATTGCAGGCTGTACCCACAAACCAGTTTTAAACAAGGACACTTAAGTTGGGACTTTGTTGAAGGCTGAAGAATTAGGATCTTGGCCATTATTTCTCATATCAGGGTTAAAAATTTTTCTTGTTTTTGCTGCAAACTTGAGGCGGTAAGTTACTAAAGCAACTTTACTTAAAGCCTTTTATCAGATGCCTAAGTAGTTTCAGCTTTAATTATTTAATATTTTGGAGTTGAACGGGTTATCGCTGTCCGACGTCAGCTATAATGCTTTTTTTATTCAGCAGCATTATTTGCAGGATGAAATCTAAACTTTAAAAAAAGCATTACAACTGGCGCCGGATGGAGGAAAGTCCGGGCTTCACAGGGCAGGACGCTGGGTAACGCCCAGCAGGGGCGACTCTGGGACAGTGCCACAGAAAGCAAACCGCCCGGTACTTGTATGACAATTATTTTGTCAGGTGGGTATCAGGTAAGGGTGAAACGGTGGGGTAAGAGCCCACCAGTTGTCGAGGTGACTCGGCAAGCTTGGCAAACCCCGTTCGAAGCAAAGCCAAATAGGAAGACGCTTGAGACCGGCCCGGTCGATGTCTTCGGGTAGGCTGCTTGAGGCGTTGAGTAATCAACGCCCCAGATGAATGATGACCAGCCATTTGCCTGATCAGGCATGTGGCATACAGAACCCGGCTTACAGTTCAACTCCAATTCTTAACTATCTAAGGCGGGCTGTGCCCACACCCCAATTTAAACAAGAATAGTTAAGTTTGGGCGATAACCTTACTTTTCAGGCTGAAGAATAAGGATCTTGGGCATCATTGCTCTTTCGAGATTAAATAAATTTCTTATTTTTTCTACAGGATTGAAACGGTAAGTTACTAGGCTTATTCCGCGACCCTGCGCGGAAAAAGAGGCCCCTTCGGGGCAAAAGAGACTGCCCACAGAATACTCGGAAAAACACTGAATAAAGAAAAGAGACATTTCTGTGTCCTTCCGTGTGTTCCGTGGGCAAAACCTCTTGGCTTTCTTTGAAAATGAAACAACATGCTTGTTTGAAATTTCCGCTAAGCGCCTAAGGCGGATTATTCCTTAACCCCAGTCATGAATTAATTTGTTACCAAAAAATAATAAAAGAACTGACAACTGAAACAATTTCTTGTTTTATATTTGAAGGTTTCAGGATTAAGCTGCTAAGTTACATATTATGAATATTTGGGCAGTCATACTTGCTGCGGGCCAGAGTACAAGGCTCTCCAGATGCGGAATAAGCCAGAAAAAGCAATTTTTGGAATATAAAATGCTGCCTCTTTTCTGGCACAGTGTTGTCACCTTCAGCAGGTGTCCCCAATTATCAGGCATTATCATTGCCTTCCCTGGGGAAGAGCTTTCTCATTGTCAGGATATGACCCGTGAATTACTTGACAAACACCCTGTCATGCTTCCCGTGCACACTGTGGGTGGAGGAACTCTCCGTCAGGATTCAGTGCATAACGCCTTACTTGAGCTTCCAGTCAGTTGTACCCATGTCATAGTCCATGATGCTGCAAGACCTTTTTTCACTGCCTCTCTAATTACCCGGCTAATCAGCGCCCTGGAGCATGACACAAAAGGTGTGATCCCGGCCATCTCCTGTAAAGATACTATCAAGGAAATCAACCATGGTTTTGTTCAGAAAACTTTGGACAGGGATACTCTCGGCATGATTCAGACCCCGCAATTTTTCTGCAAACTTAGCCTCGTCACAAGTCACGAACTGGCCCGTAAACACAAGTTCACTGTAACAGATGACGCATCTATGCTGGAGAAATCAGGTTACAAAGTCAAAGTCATTCCTGGACTGGAATC
The window above is part of the Desulfonatronovibrio magnus genome. Proteins encoded here:
- a CDS encoding zinc ribbon domain-containing protein — its product is MSKYIDQIKKLVELQGIDTEMIKLKDRLVEAPKHLEELQAALDNIEDQVSHVKERLELLNHQKKKLSQDIEDDSNKIKKSKNKLMMVNNTKEYHAMMREMDNLEKLNRFREDEMTNLIEDIQVHQEKMEDLSTQRESLNDELAISQSTLDSEMAKINKRIKALEKNREKACATVPMPILSRYNFIKDRLHNPVIVSVKRGVCTGCYISIPPQSFIEIQKGEQILSCPNCQRLIYWEEHYNANQDEKAET
- a CDS encoding Nif3-like dinuclear metal center hexameric protein; translated protein: MTLEQIIKIIEKSAPPKLAMDWDNCGIQVAGSKKKIKRLCIALDPDEKSIEQSISFKADFLLTHHPLTIKPRLPNHQDSFYRILKSLLTTDTILYSAHTSLDANPQGPVRWLADKIGLKNIKVLYPTMTRSAARIFFQHPIDISLKDNDLQDHILDCQLDDQGKMISMVAFHDNVDACIALIKSKVWPFYHVVTPCPEADSICGIGFTGDLPDPLSWAEFIEKLKNLLEINFFSQAGNPPTEISTISCCPGSGADLAEKAFAQGADVFITGDMKYHQAQDAGQKGVVLDVGHFILEEKMMYEWYLSLKSELSDIQINFIRGESPLKVV
- the ispD gene encoding 2-C-methyl-D-erythritol 4-phosphate cytidylyltransferase, whose amino-acid sequence is MNIWAVILAAGQSTRLSRCGISQKKQFLEYKMLPLFWHSVVTFSRCPQLSGIIIAFPGEELSHCQDMTRELLDKHPVMLPVHTVGGGTLRQDSVHNALLELPVSCTHVIVHDAARPFFTASLITRLISALEHDTKGVIPAISCKDTIKEINHGFVQKTLDRDTLGMIQTPQFFCKLSLVTSHELARKHKFTVTDDASMLEKSGYKVKVIPGLESNIKITTYEDLKMLETTPITQDIITGFGYDVHRYGGDRPMVLGGIPIPGGPRIHAHSDGDVLIHALIDAILSCMAKGDIGDLFPDTDPAYEGMSSTVFLAETLLLAQQNDLKLHHIDITIIAQVPKISPHKALIKSTLCGLTGLGSDQINIKATTEEHLGFTGAKQGIKVVALVTAIKNTSNR
- a CDS encoding aminotransferase class I/II-fold pyridoxal phosphate-dependent enzyme, with the protein product MKIAPFKLERYFAKHEFSAPYLLCTSDCESMELRELLEFEPDAADRFASLWLGYTESLGDPELRQAISTLYNGITSDQVLVHSGAEEAIFIFMNIALSPGDQVIVHAPYYQSLGEVARSIGAEVAEWTGDPAHAWELDIEDLKSILTPRTKVVVVNFPHNPTGLLPGFEFVRELSELSEKHGFIIFSDEVYRGLELDPSERLPSMADMNNRAVSLGVMSKTYGLAGLRIGWISTRNKHLFSELAAFKDYTTICNSAPSEFLAILALKNADTIVERNLQIIRRNLDHLDAFFKIHEDMFIWHKPKAGSVAFPALLKGTVTQFCTDLVQKAGILLLPGTLYNEELNSFRIGFGRRNLPEAIQKFEDYLQSNLVLFQGLTDSNN